One window of the Populus nigra chromosome 4, ddPopNigr1.1, whole genome shotgun sequence genome contains the following:
- the LOC133691631 gene encoding protein MIZU-KUSSEI 1, with amino-acid sequence MRMMIDLGTQRGMVPIMDTPTSVDCGREVRFRKSFRSLVECMVPACCGFQASADSLASDTDDYYTSSSASTTTTTTVTGTFFGYRKGRVSFCLQDDTRSSPLILLEFAVPTAYLAKEMQHGLLRIALECCHPRQINSQKERCSLFNVPVWTMYCNGRKVGFATRRQMSVSDVAVLKLMQSVSVGAGVLPVAGTGEAGGLLMYLRASFERVVGSVDSESFHMINPVGSSGQELSIFLVRS; translated from the coding sequence ATGAGGATGATGATAGATTTGGGTACCCAGAGAGGTATGGTCCCTATAATGGACACCCCGACCTCCGTAGACTGTGGGAGGGAAGTGAGGTTCCGCAAGTCCTTTAGGTCTCTAGTGGAATGCATGGTCCCTGCCTGTTGTGGCTTTCAAGCATCTGCAGATTCCCTTGCCAGTGATACCGATGATTATTACACATCATCATCAGCCTcgacaaccaccaccaccaccgtaACAGGCACCTTCTTCGGTTACAGGAAAGGTCGAGTGAGTTTTTGCCTCCAAGACGACACTCGTAGCTCTCCTCTCATACTGCTTGAATTTGCAGTCCCCACAGCCTACCTTGCAAAAGAGATGCAGCACGGCTTGCTCCGCATAGCACTCGAGTGCTGCCACCCAAGGCAAATTAATAGCCAAAAGGAGCGCTGCTCTCTCTTTAACGTGCCAGTGTGGACCATGTACTGCAATGGAAGGAAGGTTGGTTTTGCTACGAGGAGGCAGATGAGTGTGAGTGATGTGGCTGTACTAAAACTCATGCAATCCGTCTCAGTTGGTGCTGGTGTTTTGCCAGTGGCAGGCACCGGAGAAGCAGGGGGCCTCCTCATGTACTTACGAGCCAGTTTCGAGCGAGTTGTTGGCTCGGTGGATTCCGAGTCCTTTCACATGATTAATCCTGTTGGCAGTTCTGGACAGGAACTCTCTATATTTCTCGTGCGATCCTGA